A genomic segment from Streptomyces sp. NBC_00459 encodes:
- a CDS encoding cold-shock protein, with amino-acid sequence MAQGTVKWFNAEKGYGFIAVDGGADVFVHYSAIQMDGYRTLEEGQRVDFEISQGQKGPQADMVRLATS; translated from the coding sequence ATGGCTCAGGGCACCGTCAAGTGGTTCAACGCGGAGAAGGGGTACGGCTTCATCGCGGTCGACGGTGGTGCGGATGTTTTCGTCCACTACAGCGCGATTCAGATGGACGGCTACCGCACCCTCGAGGAAGGTCAGCGGGTCGATTTCGAGATCTCGCAGGGCCAGAAGGGGCCGCAGGCGGACATGGTCCGTCTGGCGACCAGCTGA
- a CDS encoding extracellular solute-binding protein — MQRRRTGMIAAVSALGMTAVLGGCGGTGSGEVTLKLVAADYGDSGANSSQKYWDNLVAEYEDTHPDVRVDVSVYSWNDVDRKVKEMVAAGDTPDLAQIGAYADYAAKGELYQADDLLSIPTQADFVAHLADAGKVSRTQYGMPFAASTRLLFYNKKLFTEAGLTPPTTWSELAADAAALKEEGVRYPYALPLGPEEAQAEAMQWLLSGGDGYTSEVGTYGIDSPQNIKTFTWLKDELVDKGLTGPVAPGKLNRAAAFAAFARGEVGMLNGHPSLMKTAAAKGVDVGMVPMPGQKDSTRSTMGVADWMMAFKKNGHRSEAGDFLDFVYDEKNVLAFSREYDLLPVTTSASKTMSTAARDKDLAPFLEELPTAQLYPVGKTSWAQVSADIKERIGTAFTTDGDPATVLTDLQKQANSEESAE; from the coding sequence GTGCAGCGGCGTAGGACAGGCATGATCGCGGCGGTGTCCGCCCTCGGGATGACGGCGGTACTCGGCGGCTGCGGAGGAACCGGCTCGGGTGAGGTCACCCTGAAGCTGGTCGCCGCCGACTACGGCGACTCCGGCGCCAACAGCTCCCAGAAGTACTGGGACAACCTCGTCGCTGAGTACGAGGACACCCACCCGGACGTGCGGGTCGACGTCAGCGTCTACTCCTGGAACGACGTCGACCGCAAGGTCAAGGAGATGGTCGCCGCCGGTGACACACCCGACCTGGCGCAGATCGGCGCATACGCCGACTACGCGGCCAAGGGCGAGCTGTACCAGGCCGACGACCTGCTCTCCATCCCGACGCAGGCGGACTTCGTCGCCCATCTGGCCGACGCCGGAAAGGTCAGCCGCACCCAGTACGGCATGCCCTTCGCCGCCTCCACCCGCCTCCTCTTCTACAACAAGAAGCTCTTCACCGAGGCCGGCCTCACCCCGCCCACCACCTGGAGCGAGCTGGCGGCCGACGCCGCCGCGCTGAAGGAGGAGGGTGTGCGGTACCCGTACGCCCTCCCGCTCGGGCCCGAGGAGGCGCAGGCCGAGGCGATGCAGTGGCTGCTCAGCGGCGGTGACGGCTACACCAGCGAGGTCGGCACCTACGGCATCGACTCCCCGCAGAACATCAAGACGTTCACCTGGCTCAAGGACGAACTCGTCGACAAGGGCCTCACCGGGCCCGTCGCCCCGGGCAAGCTCAACCGGGCCGCCGCCTTCGCCGCCTTCGCACGCGGTGAGGTCGGCATGCTCAACGGCCATCCCTCGCTGATGAAGACCGCGGCGGCCAAGGGGGTGGACGTCGGCATGGTGCCGATGCCGGGCCAGAAGGACTCGACGCGGTCCACGATGGGTGTCGCCGACTGGATGATGGCCTTCAAGAAGAACGGCCACCGGAGCGAGGCCGGCGACTTCCTCGACTTCGTCTACGACGAGAAGAACGTGCTCGCCTTCTCCCGCGAGTACGACCTTCTGCCGGTCACCACCTCCGCCTCGAAGACCATGTCCACCGCCGCCCGGGACAAGGACCTCGCCCCCTTCCTCGAAGAGCTCCCGACCGCCCAGCTCTACCCGGTCGGCAAGACGTCCTGGGCACAGGTCAGCGCGGACATCAAGGAACGGATCGGTACGGCGTTCACGACGGACGGCGACCCGGCGACGGTCCTCACCGACCTGCAGAAGCAGGCCAACTCGGAGGAGAGCGCCGAGTAG
- the groL gene encoding chaperonin GroEL (60 kDa chaperone family; promotes refolding of misfolded polypeptides especially under stressful conditions; forms two stacked rings of heptamers to form a barrel-shaped 14mer; ends can be capped by GroES; misfolded proteins enter the barrel where they are refolded when GroES binds), with amino-acid sequence MAKIIAFDEEARRGLERGMNQLADAVKVTLGPKGRNVVLEKKWGAPTITNDGVSIAKEIELEDPYEKIGAELVKEVAKKTDDVAGDGTTTATVLAQALVREGLRNVAAGANPMALKRGIEKAVEAVSGALLDQAKEVETKEQIASTASISAADTQIGELIAEAMDKVGKEGVITVEESQTFGLELELTEGMRFDKGYISAYFATDMERMESSLEDPYILIANSKISSVKDLLPLLEKVMQSGKPLLIIAEDVEGEALSTLVVNKIRGTFKSVAVKAPGFGDRRKAMLNDIAILTGGEVISEEVGLKLENTSLDLLGRARKVVITKDETTIVDGGGSADQVAGRVNQIRAEIENSDSDYDREKLQERLAKLAGGVAVIKAGAATEVELKERKHRIEDAVRNAKAAVEEGIVAGGGVALLQATSVFEKLELTGDEATGANIVRLALEAPLKQIAVNGGLEGGVIVEKVRNLPVGHGLNAATGEYVDMIAEGIIDPAKVTRSALQNAASIAALFLTTEAVIADKPEKAGAGAGAGGGMPGGDMDF; translated from the coding sequence ATGGCCAAGATCATCGCGTTCGACGAGGAGGCACGGCGCGGTCTCGAGCGCGGGATGAACCAGCTCGCCGACGCCGTCAAGGTCACCCTCGGCCCCAAGGGCCGAAACGTCGTCCTCGAGAAGAAGTGGGGCGCCCCCACGATCACCAACGATGGTGTTTCCATCGCCAAGGAGATCGAGCTCGAGGACCCGTACGAGAAGATCGGCGCCGAGCTGGTCAAGGAAGTCGCGAAGAAGACGGACGACGTAGCCGGTGACGGCACGACGACCGCGACTGTCCTGGCCCAGGCGCTGGTCCGCGAAGGACTGCGCAACGTCGCCGCGGGTGCGAACCCGATGGCGCTGAAGCGCGGCATCGAGAAGGCCGTCGAGGCCGTCTCCGGTGCGCTGCTCGACCAGGCGAAGGAGGTCGAGACCAAGGAGCAGATCGCTTCGACCGCCTCCATCTCCGCCGCCGACACGCAGATCGGCGAGCTCATCGCCGAGGCGATGGACAAGGTCGGCAAGGAAGGCGTCATCACCGTCGAGGAGTCCCAGACCTTCGGTCTGGAGCTGGAACTCACCGAGGGCATGCGCTTCGACAAGGGCTACATCTCGGCGTACTTCGCGACCGACATGGAGCGCATGGAGTCCTCGCTCGAGGACCCCTACATCCTCATCGCGAACTCCAAGATCTCCTCGGTCAAGGACCTGCTCCCGCTCCTGGAGAAGGTCATGCAGTCGGGCAAGCCGCTGCTGATCATCGCCGAGGACGTGGAGGGCGAGGCCCTCTCGACCCTGGTCGTCAACAAGATCCGCGGGACCTTCAAGTCCGTCGCGGTCAAGGCCCCGGGCTTCGGTGACCGCCGCAAGGCGATGCTGAACGACATCGCGATCCTCACGGGTGGCGAGGTCATCTCCGAGGAGGTCGGTCTCAAGCTCGAGAACACCTCCCTGGACCTCCTGGGCCGTGCGCGCAAGGTCGTCATCACCAAGGACGAGACCACGATCGTCGACGGCGGCGGCTCCGCCGACCAGGTCGCCGGCCGGGTCAACCAGATCCGCGCCGAGATCGAGAACTCGGACAGCGACTACGACCGCGAGAAGCTGCAGGAGCGCCTGGCGAAGCTCGCCGGCGGTGTTGCGGTCATCAAGGCCGGTGCCGCGACCGAGGTCGAGCTCAAGGAGCGCAAGCACCGCATCGAGGACGCCGTTCGCAACGCGAAGGCGGCCGTCGAGGAGGGCATCGTCGCCGGTGGTGGCGTGGCCCTGCTCCAGGCCACCTCGGTCTTCGAGAAGCTCGAGCTGACGGGTGACGAGGCGACCGGCGCCAACATCGTGCGTCTCGCCCTGGAGGCCCCGCTCAAGCAGATCGCCGTCAACGGTGGTCTCGAGGGCGGCGTCATCGTCGAGAAGGTCCGCAACCTTCCCGTCGGCCACGGCCTCAACGCCGCGACCGGTGAGTACGTCGACATGATCGCCGAGGGCATCATCGACCCGGCGAAGGTGACGCGCTCCGCGCTGCAGAACGCGGCCTCCATCGCCGCGCTCTTCCTCACCACCGAGGCCGTCATCGCCGACAAGCCGGAGAAGGCCGGTGCCGGCGCGGGCGCCGGTGGCGGCATGCCGGGCGGTGACATGGACTTCTGA
- a CDS encoding glucosyl-3-phosphoglycerate synthase — MLEDAERWLNTRSWSVDDRPLKKIVAAKRSSNATVSVVLPALNEEETVGEIVAVIRRDLMLRVPLVDEIVVIDSGSTDRTSEVAAAAGARVVHRDDILPRLPAVPGKGEVLWRSLLVTSGDIVCFIDADLKEFSSDFVSGIVGPLLTDPGVDLVKAMYDRPLGEAAGQGGRVTELMARPLLNMHWPQLAGFVQPLGGEYAARRSLLEQLPFPVGYGVELGMLIDALHLVGLDALAQVDVGVRKHRHQDGQALGRMSAAIYRTAQLRLARGHLIRPSITQFERGEEGFEPRTYSVDTEERPPMADVAEYARRKAA; from the coding sequence GTGCTGGAAGACGCCGAGCGCTGGCTGAACACCCGCTCCTGGTCCGTTGACGACCGCCCGCTGAAGAAGATCGTCGCCGCGAAGCGTTCCTCGAACGCCACAGTGAGTGTCGTCCTGCCCGCGCTCAACGAGGAGGAGACGGTCGGCGAGATCGTCGCCGTCATCCGCCGTGACCTGATGCTGAGGGTCCCGCTCGTCGACGAGATCGTCGTCATCGACTCGGGATCGACCGACCGCACCTCCGAGGTGGCCGCCGCGGCGGGCGCCCGGGTCGTCCACCGCGACGACATCCTGCCGCGCCTCCCGGCCGTACCGGGTAAGGGCGAGGTGCTGTGGCGCTCGCTCCTGGTCACCAGCGGGGACATCGTCTGTTTCATCGACGCGGACCTGAAGGAGTTCTCGTCCGACTTCGTCTCCGGGATCGTGGGCCCGCTGCTCACGGACCCGGGTGTCGACCTCGTCAAGGCGATGTACGACCGTCCGCTCGGCGAGGCGGCCGGCCAGGGCGGCAGGGTGACGGAACTCATGGCCCGGCCCCTCCTCAACATGCACTGGCCGCAGCTGGCCGGCTTCGTCCAGCCGCTCGGCGGTGAGTACGCGGCCCGCCGCTCGCTCCTCGAACAGCTCCCGTTCCCCGTCGGCTACGGCGTGGAGCTGGGCATGCTGATCGACGCCCTGCACCTGGTCGGCCTGGACGCGTTGGCGCAGGTGGACGTGGGTGTGCGCAAGCACCGCCACCAGGACGGCCAGGCCCTGGGCCGGATGTCCGCCGCGATCTACCGCACCGCACAGCTCCGGCTGGCCCGGGGCCATCTGATCCGCCCCTCGATCACCCAGTTCGAGCGCGGCGAGGAGGGCTTCGAGCCACGTACGTACTCGGTGGACACGGAGGAACGCCCGCCGATGGCGGACGTCGCGGAGTACGCGCGAAGGAAAGCCGCGTAG
- a CDS encoding alpha,alpha-trehalose-phosphate synthase (UDP-forming) translates to MASTQGVQSGPGGYRVLVASNRGPVTYEVREDGSLHARRGGGGLVSGLSAIGSDADSLWVCSALGDGDREAVRRGEAEAGVRMLAIPADVHEDAYNGIANSVLWFVNHMLYQTPLEPVFDAEFRRRWASYEAYNRAFAQALADEAAEGASVVVQDYHLSLVPGMLRELRPDLRIGHFSHTPWAPADYFRMLPYDISEQLLRGMLGADRLGFLTRRWADAFTACCTDLVGGVGDTRIGVHGLGADADFLRRRAHEPDVEERMAALRAEIGGDGRKTIVRVDRTELSKNIVRGLLAYRQLLEDRPEWRERVVHVAFAYPSRQDLAVYRDYTAEVQRVADDINSTFGSPGWTPVVLHVKDDFARSLAAYRLADVALVNPIRDGMNLVAKEIPVVSDEGCALVLSREAGAYEELGDDAIVVNPYDVTQTARALEEALNMPAGERAERTKRLAAAATALPPAQWFLDQLNALSD, encoded by the coding sequence ATGGCTTCGACGCAAGGTGTGCAGAGTGGTCCGGGCGGATACCGAGTGCTGGTCGCGTCCAACCGCGGCCCGGTCACGTACGAGGTCCGTGAGGACGGCTCGCTGCACGCCCGGCGCGGCGGCGGCGGGCTGGTCTCCGGTCTGTCGGCGATCGGGTCGGACGCGGACTCCCTGTGGGTCTGCTCGGCCCTCGGCGACGGCGACCGCGAGGCGGTACGGCGCGGGGAGGCCGAGGCGGGCGTACGGATGCTCGCGATCCCGGCGGACGTGCACGAGGACGCGTACAACGGCATCGCCAACTCAGTGCTGTGGTTCGTGAACCACATGCTGTACCAGACCCCGCTGGAGCCGGTCTTCGACGCGGAGTTCCGGCGCCGGTGGGCGTCGTACGAGGCCTACAACCGCGCGTTCGCCCAGGCGCTGGCGGACGAGGCGGCGGAGGGCGCGTCGGTGGTGGTCCAGGACTACCACCTGAGCCTGGTCCCCGGGATGCTGCGCGAGCTGCGCCCCGACCTCCGCATCGGCCACTTCTCGCACACGCCGTGGGCACCGGCGGACTACTTCCGGATGCTGCCGTACGACATCTCCGAGCAGCTCCTGCGCGGCATGCTCGGCGCGGACCGCCTCGGCTTCCTCACCCGGCGGTGGGCCGACGCGTTCACCGCCTGCTGTACGGACCTGGTCGGCGGCGTCGGCGACACGCGGATCGGGGTGCACGGGCTGGGCGCGGACGCGGACTTCCTGCGCAGGCGCGCGCACGAGCCGGACGTCGAGGAGCGGATGGCCGCGTTGAGGGCCGAGATCGGCGGGGACGGCCGGAAGACGATCGTGCGGGTGGACCGTACCGAGCTGTCGAAGAACATCGTGCGGGGCCTGCTGGCGTACCGGCAGCTGCTGGAGGACCGCCCGGAGTGGCGGGAGCGGGTGGTCCACGTGGCGTTCGCGTACCCCTCCCGGCAGGATCTCGCCGTCTACCGCGACTACACGGCCGAGGTGCAGCGGGTCGCCGACGACATCAACTCGACATTCGGGAGCCCGGGTTGGACCCCGGTCGTGCTCCACGTCAAGGACGACTTCGCCCGTTCCCTGGCCGCCTACCGGCTCGCCGACGTGGCCCTCGTCAACCCCATCCGCGACGGCATGAACCTCGTCGCCAAGGAAATCCCGGTGGTCTCCGACGAGGGGTGCGCGCTGGTGCTGTCACGGGAGGCGGGGGCGTACGAGGAGCTGGGCGACGACGCGATCGTGGTGAACCCGTACGACGTGACGCAGACCGCGCGGGCGCTGGAGGAGGCGCTGAACATGCCGGCCGGCGAACGGGCGGAGCGCACGAAGCGGCTGGCCGCGGCGGCGACCGCGCTGCCGCCGGCCCAGTGGTTCCTGGATCAGCTGAACGCGCTCAGCGACTGA
- a CDS encoding DUF3263 domain-containing protein: MDGEQLERREQDILALERRGFTGPGAKERAIREELGLAPVRYYQLLNALLDDERALACDPVTVNRLRRVREARRGER, from the coding sequence ATGGACGGGGAGCAGCTGGAGCGACGGGAACAGGACATTCTCGCGCTGGAGCGCCGGGGGTTCACGGGGCCGGGGGCGAAGGAGCGGGCGATCCGGGAGGAGCTGGGGTTGGCGCCGGTGCGCTACTACCAACTGCTCAACGCGCTGCTGGACGACGAGCGGGCGCTGGCGTGCGATCCGGTGACGGTGAACAGGTTGCGGAGGGTGCGGGAGGCCAGGCGGGGGGAGCGGTAG
- the thrC gene encoding threonine synthase — MAAQTVESTTSGSVTPVDLGPAAALSCRECGHRVPLGPVFACEECFGPLEIAYDFAVHSAADTEELRKRIEAGPANIWRYAPLLPVPADVAEKPNINPGWTKLVKADNLARELGVDVGKLFVKDDSGNPTHSFKDRVVAQAIEAARAFGFTTLSCSSTGNLAGAVGAAAARAGFRSCVFIPHDLEQGKVVMAAVYGGELIGIEGNYDDVNRFCSELIGDPAGEGWGFVNVNLRPYYAEGSKTLAYEICEQLGWQLPDQLVVPIASGSQLTKIDKGLQELIKLGLVEDKPYKIFGAQAEGCSPVSVAYKAGHDVVRPQKPNTIAKSLAIGNPADGPYVLDIARRTGGAVEDVNDEQVVDAIRLLARTEGIFAETAGGVTVGVAKKLIENGLLDPTLTTVVLNTGDGLKTLDAVADVGLTATIRPSLESFHAAGLA, encoded by the coding sequence ATGGCTGCGCAAACTGTCGAGAGCACCACTTCCGGCTCCGTCACCCCTGTTGATCTCGGTCCCGCCGCCGCACTCTCCTGTCGTGAATGCGGTCACCGAGTCCCCCTCGGTCCGGTGTTCGCCTGCGAGGAGTGTTTCGGCCCGCTGGAGATCGCCTACGACTTCGCCGTCCACTCGGCGGCCGACACCGAGGAACTCCGCAAGCGCATCGAAGCGGGACCCGCGAACATCTGGCGCTACGCGCCCCTTCTGCCCGTCCCCGCGGACGTCGCCGAGAAGCCGAACATCAACCCCGGCTGGACCAAGCTCGTCAAGGCCGACAATCTCGCCCGTGAGCTGGGTGTCGACGTCGGCAAGCTCTTCGTCAAGGACGACTCCGGCAACCCGACCCACTCCTTCAAGGACCGGGTCGTCGCCCAGGCCATCGAGGCCGCCCGTGCCTTCGGCTTCACCACCCTCTCCTGCTCCTCCACGGGCAACCTGGCAGGTGCCGTCGGCGCCGCCGCCGCCCGCGCCGGGTTCCGCTCCTGCGTGTTCATCCCGCACGACCTGGAGCAGGGCAAGGTCGTCATGGCCGCGGTGTACGGCGGCGAGCTCATCGGCATCGAGGGCAACTACGACGACGTGAACCGCTTCTGCTCCGAGCTGATCGGCGACCCGGCCGGCGAGGGCTGGGGCTTCGTCAACGTCAACCTGCGCCCGTACTACGCGGAGGGCAGCAAGACCCTGGCGTACGAGATCTGCGAGCAGCTCGGCTGGCAGCTGCCCGACCAGCTCGTCGTGCCCATCGCCTCCGGGTCGCAGCTCACGAAGATCGACAAGGGTCTTCAGGAGCTGATCAAGCTCGGGCTCGTCGAGGACAAGCCGTACAAGATCTTCGGCGCCCAGGCGGAGGGCTGCTCGCCGGTGTCCGTGGCCTACAAGGCCGGGCACGACGTCGTACGGCCGCAGAAGCCCAACACCATCGCCAAGTCGCTGGCGATCGGCAACCCGGCGGACGGGCCGTACGTGCTGGACATCGCGCGGCGGACGGGGGGAGCGGTTGAGGACGTCAACGATGAGCAGGTCGTCGACGCGATTCGGCTGCTCGCGCGCACGGAGGGGATCTTCGCGGAGACCGCCGGTGGGGTGACCGTGGGTGTGGCGAAGAAGCTGATCGAGAACGGGTTGCTGGACCCGACCCTCACCACTGTTGTGCTGAACACCGGGGACGGTCTGAAGACGTTGGACGCGGTGGCCGATGTCGGCCTGACCGCGACCATTCGGCCCAGCCTTGAGTCGTTCCACGCGGCCGGACTCGCGTAA
- a CDS encoding MoaD/ThiS family protein has translation MSVSVRIPTILRTYTGGQAEVAAEGGTLAEVIADLEKNHTGIAARVLDDQGKLRRFVNVYVNDDDVRFEQGLETATPDGAGVSIIPAVAGG, from the coding sequence GTGAGCGTTTCTGTCCGCATCCCTACCATCCTCCGCACCTACACCGGTGGACAGGCCGAGGTGGCCGCAGAGGGCGGGACCCTCGCCGAGGTCATCGCCGATCTGGAGAAGAACCACACGGGGATCGCCGCCCGGGTGCTCGACGACCAGGGCAAGCTGCGGCGCTTCGTCAACGTGTACGTCAACGACGACGACGTCCGTTTCGAGCAGGGGCTGGAGACGGCGACGCCGGACGGTGCCGGTGTGTCGATCATTCCGGCCGTCGCCGGCGGCTGA
- a CDS encoding NADH:flavin oxidoreductase, whose product MTAPTQTSRAAQILSRPVTLNGLTVPNRIVMAPMTRKFSPGGVPGENVASYYSRRAGAGVGLIVTEGTYVGHESAGDSDGVPRFHGEEQLAGWAKVADAVHAAGGRIVPQLWHIGMVREAGQPPFADAPPVGPSGLRLDGTAGAGKEMTQEDLDDVIDAFVEAAVAAERIGFDGVELHGAHGYLIDQFLWSGTNRRTDAYGGDPVARTRFATEIVAAVREAVSESFPIIFRYSQWKSGAFDARIGETPEELESILTPLAAAGVDAFHASTRRYWLPEFDGSDLNLAGWTKKLTGKPTITVGSVGLDGDFINGFAGEGSPVKSIDDLLDRLENEEFDLVAVGRALLQDPEWAAKVLEDRTGELKAYEASALGSLS is encoded by the coding sequence GTGACAGCCCCCACCCAGACCTCCCGCGCGGCCCAGATCCTCTCCCGCCCCGTCACGCTGAACGGTCTGACCGTGCCGAACCGGATCGTGATGGCGCCGATGACGCGCAAGTTCTCGCCCGGTGGGGTCCCCGGCGAGAACGTGGCCTCGTACTACTCGCGCCGCGCGGGCGCCGGGGTCGGCCTGATCGTCACCGAGGGCACCTACGTCGGACACGAATCCGCCGGTGACAGCGACGGCGTCCCCCGTTTCCACGGCGAGGAGCAGCTCGCGGGCTGGGCGAAGGTCGCCGACGCCGTGCACGCGGCCGGCGGGAGGATCGTGCCGCAGCTGTGGCACATCGGCATGGTCAGGGAGGCCGGGCAGCCCCCGTTCGCCGACGCCCCGCCGGTCGGCCCGTCCGGTCTGCGGCTGGACGGCACCGCCGGTGCGGGCAAGGAGATGACCCAGGAGGACCTCGACGACGTCATCGACGCGTTCGTCGAGGCCGCGGTGGCCGCCGAGCGCATCGGCTTCGACGGAGTCGAACTGCACGGCGCCCACGGCTACTTGATCGACCAGTTCCTGTGGTCCGGCACCAACCGCCGCACCGACGCGTACGGGGGTGACCCGGTCGCCCGTACGAGGTTCGCGACGGAGATCGTGGCCGCCGTACGCGAGGCGGTGTCCGAGTCCTTCCCGATCATCTTCCGGTACTCGCAGTGGAAGTCGGGTGCCTTCGACGCCCGCATCGGCGAGACCCCCGAGGAGCTGGAGTCGATCCTCACCCCGCTCGCGGCGGCCGGCGTCGACGCCTTCCACGCCTCCACGCGCCGCTACTGGCTCCCGGAGTTCGACGGCTCGGACCTCAACCTGGCCGGCTGGACCAAGAAGCTCACCGGCAAGCCGACGATCACCGTCGGCTCGGTCGGCCTCGACGGCGACTTCATCAACGGCTTCGCGGGCGAGGGCTCCCCGGTCAAGAGCATCGACGACCTCCTGGACCGCCTGGAGAACGAGGAGTTCGACCTCGTGGCCGTGGGCCGCGCGCTGCTCCAGGACCCGGAGTGGGCGGCGAAGGTCCTGGAGGACAGGACGGGCGAGCTGAAGGCCTACGAGGCGTCGGCGCTGGGGTCGTTGAGCTAG
- a CDS encoding Uma2 family endonuclease, with protein sequence MHDEFLPRPQVERGPESPEVRAERAEIRLAMDFAKAVYDRRLQLGLTQTQFANRVGLTEAQISRIEGADTVPTLALLRRLDVAPGEMLDSPREVARTGTLPKLLNEDFEELAAVAPDHVRLEFIDGTLRTRDPLGVEDFEELERRAPETVRLEYVGAKLVVKALPDGNHSRIFMWLLRQFLLQRPELNLTPGSGIKAAADRRERARPDGTLTPVGHFKGHGEWSDTSGILMALEITTRDRDTNKRDRIDKPLGYAAADIPVYLLVDRDNNTVTVFSEPKDGRYQQASSSPWGATVAIPHPVGITLDTEKLKDYAD encoded by the coding sequence GTGCATGACGAGTTCCTGCCACGACCGCAGGTCGAGAGGGGCCCCGAGTCCCCGGAAGTCCGGGCAGAGCGCGCGGAGATCCGGCTGGCCATGGACTTCGCCAAGGCCGTGTACGACCGCCGTCTGCAACTGGGGCTGACGCAGACACAGTTCGCCAACCGCGTCGGTCTCACCGAGGCGCAGATCTCGCGGATCGAAGGCGCCGACACCGTGCCGACACTGGCCTTGTTGCGCCGCCTGGACGTGGCGCCCGGCGAAATGCTCGACAGCCCACGAGAGGTCGCCCGCACAGGCACTCTCCCAAAACTGCTCAACGAGGACTTCGAGGAACTGGCCGCCGTGGCCCCCGATCACGTACGACTCGAATTCATCGACGGGACGCTGCGCACGCGGGACCCGCTAGGTGTCGAGGACTTCGAGGAGCTGGAGCGACGGGCACCCGAGACCGTACGACTGGAGTACGTGGGCGCAAAGCTGGTGGTCAAGGCCCTGCCCGACGGCAATCACAGTCGCATCTTCATGTGGCTGCTGCGCCAGTTCCTGCTCCAGCGGCCCGAACTGAATCTCACACCCGGATCCGGTATCAAAGCGGCTGCTGACCGCAGGGAACGTGCCCGACCAGATGGAACGCTGACGCCCGTAGGTCATTTCAAGGGCCACGGCGAATGGTCCGACACCTCCGGCATCCTCATGGCCCTCGAAATCACCACCCGCGACAGGGACACGAACAAACGCGACCGCATCGACAAGCCCCTCGGCTACGCGGCGGCCGACATCCCCGTCTACCTCCTCGTCGACCGCGACAACAACACCGTCACGGTGTTCAGCGAGCCGAAGGACGGCCGATACCAGCAGGCCTCGTCCTCCCCCTGGGGGGCCACCGTGGCGATCCCGCACCCGGTGGGCATCACCCTCGACACCGAGAAGCTCAAGGACTACGCAGACTGA
- the otsB gene encoding trehalose-phosphatase — MDSLPTPLTQAGRDGLDAVLANPAGAVVVLDFDGTLAPIVADPEQARAHPDTLPALSALAPEVASVAVLTGRPAGVAVRHGGFAGVPGLEHLVVLGHYGTERWDAVTGTVSAPAPHPGVAAVRAELPGFLERFGAWQGTWIEEKGRAVAVHTRRAADPQAAFEALREPLADLATRHGLIVEPGRLVLELRPPGMDKGVALQEYVRETGATSVLYAGDDLGDLPAFAAVEKLRQNGIPGLLVCSGNATEAVTELAERADLVVDGPAGVVQLLTALGRAVVSR; from the coding sequence ATGGACTCCCTGCCCACACCTCTGACGCAGGCCGGCCGTGACGGGCTGGATGCCGTCCTCGCGAATCCCGCCGGTGCCGTCGTCGTCCTCGACTTCGACGGGACCCTCGCTCCGATCGTGGCCGACCCCGAGCAGGCCCGCGCCCACCCCGACACGCTTCCCGCCCTCTCCGCCCTCGCCCCCGAGGTCGCCTCCGTCGCCGTCCTCACCGGCCGGCCCGCCGGTGTCGCGGTCCGGCACGGAGGTTTCGCGGGTGTGCCCGGTCTGGAGCACCTCGTAGTCCTCGGCCACTACGGCACCGAACGCTGGGACGCCGTGACCGGCACGGTCAGCGCCCCCGCCCCGCATCCCGGCGTCGCCGCCGTCCGCGCCGAACTGCCCGGGTTCCTCGAACGGTTCGGCGCCTGGCAGGGCACCTGGATCGAGGAGAAGGGCCGGGCCGTCGCCGTCCACACGCGGCGCGCGGCGGACCCCCAGGCCGCGTTCGAGGCCCTGCGCGAGCCCCTCGCCGACCTCGCCACCCGCCACGGACTCATCGTCGAACCTGGCCGCCTCGTACTGGAGCTGCGCCCACCCGGCATGGACAAGGGCGTCGCCCTCCAGGAGTACGTCCGCGAGACCGGCGCCACCTCCGTCCTCTACGCGGGCGACGACCTCGGCGACCTCCCGGCGTTCGCGGCCGTGGAGAAGCTCCGCCAGAACGGCATCCCGGGCTTGTTGGTGTGCAGCGGCAACGCCACCGAGGCGGTGACGGAACTGGCGGAACGCGCAGACCTGGTCGTCGACGGCCCCGCGGGCGTCGTACAGCTGCTGACGGCCCTCGGCCGGGCGGTCGTCAGTCGCTGA